Below is a window of Candidatus Cloacimonadota bacterium DNA.
GAGTGCTAATCTTGATGGATTGTGAAAACATACCGATTTCTTCATTTAAGATAGCATGTTTATTTTTGGAACAAGCGCCAAGCATTATGATTATTAGCGCCATGAAAAACGAAGATAGTTTAAGATGTCCCATGATTCTCCTCTTTAAGGGTATTAGGATCGTTGACAATAGATTCCAAAATATATACAAGTTTCTTTTTGACAAGATTTATTTCATAATTCTGAGCTACTGTAAGTCGAGCTTGCTTTCGAATTATTTCTAACTGTGATAGTTTCATCTGGAGAAGCTCTAAAATAGCGGTAGCCAAAGCAGCGGCAGAACCTCTTTTAAACAATACACCGTTTTGTTTACTAAGTAAAATTTCTTTGGGACCATAAGCATCTGTGGCAATTACGATAAGGCTATGAGCCATAGCTTCGATAATGATTCTCCCAAAAGCTTCTTTTGCCATAGTGGGCATTAGCAATACATCGTATTGAGGAAGAACATTATGAATGTTCTGGGTTTTGCCCAAAAACCTGATCTGTTGCTGCAGATGAAACTTGTTTATTTGATCTTTGCATTTATTGGCATATATAGGATCCTCTTCACCGTATACATCGATGCAAAAATCTTGATATTCTGCAAGCACCCTGCTTGTAGCCTGAATACAAAGATCTAAACCTTTATTCGGCTCTATCCTGCCAGCAAAGATAAAACGCAAAGGTTTCTTGAGCACTCTCGTATTTTCTGGAGGCAGATCTATTCCTCTGGGAATTTGGTATATTCGCTTGCTTTTGTATCTTTGCGCCATTTCTCGACGCATCCAGTAGGATACAACAATTATTGGGTCTAAATGGATATGACCACCGATCGTTCCGGGAAGTATCATTTTAAGAAAACGGTACATCCTGCTTTTTAGATCTGATTTTATGTAGCTATCAGGCCAGATATCGCCAATATCGAATACTCTTGGGAATTTTAGTTTTTGCACTGCCAACACTGGAGCTATGGATATTGCTTTTTGGTTTCCAAAGTAAACAAGATGAGGCTGTATTGCAGATAAGGCATTAATCGTAGCATGGTAGTTATGCTTTTCTACATTGTGTTTATCGAAAAAGGAAGGATTTGAGTAATCTATATAGTGTAAAATTCTTTTGGGTTCTTCGGGGAGGAAGAGTTTGGCATTGTTTGAGGAATTGTATTCAGTACCTTTGTTGCCGCAAAGAATATATACTTCATACCCCCTATTAATCAGGTAATCCATGCTTTCTTTTACTGAAATCTCATACCCCCCCTCAAAAAAAGGAGGATAATAATTTGAGATGCATAAAATCTTCATGAAAACCTATCTTTGAGGATATCAATGAAGTGTTGATCCGGAAAGAGATCAATACCCATATAAGATTTGACAAGATATAGCAGATACAGAAACAAAATAAGCATTATTATGATCATAATAATATAGGTAAATACTTTTGCAACTGTAGTGAGACCGGTATTCATATCACCTTTATCTAAAGACTTAAACTGATTTCGAGTATCTTTTCCAAAAATGAATACAAGATACCAATGTCGGATAAACCAAAAGGAAAAACGAATATCAATAATACCTAAAGATGGAACGGGTGGCAACATCCGCTTCATTAGATTTACTAATTCCTTGCGTTGCTCATGGCTGAGGGTTTCTTTAATGCCTTTTGCACCAATGCTTCGTTTATTCTCTTTATCCTGCATAATGTCCTCTGGATTGAGTTATTCTAATTGCCTTACTATCATTTGAGGGGATTTTCATTTTGTGAGCTTGATACCTTTTTTCAAGCTTGGTCATAACACCAATCATAGCGAAGA
It encodes the following:
- a CDS encoding glycosyltransferase family 4 protein encodes the protein MKILCISNYYPPFFEGGYEISVKESMDYLINRGYEVYILCGNKGTEYNSSNNAKLFLPEEPKRILHYIDYSNPSFFDKHNVEKHNYHATINALSAIQPHLVYFGNQKAISIAPVLAVQKLKFPRVFDIGDIWPDSYIKSDLKSRMYRFLKMILPGTIGGHIHLDPIIVVSYWMRREMAQRYKSKRIYQIPRGIDLPPENTRVLKKPLRFIFAGRIEPNKGLDLCIQATSRVLAEYQDFCIDVYGEEDPIYANKCKDQINKFHLQQQIRFLGKTQNIHNVLPQYDVLLMPTMAKEAFGRIIIEAMAHSLIVIATDAYGPKEILLSKQNGVLFKRGSAAALATAILELLQMKLSQLEIIRKQARLTVAQNYEINLVKKKLVYILESIVNDPNTLKEENHGTS